One Ricinus communis isolate WT05 ecotype wild-type chromosome 1, ASM1957865v1, whole genome shotgun sequence DNA window includes the following coding sequences:
- the LOC8281829 gene encoding uncharacterized protein LOC8281829 isoform X2: MEPELGNDKNALKDQVVVDDDHPMEDVNGTGENSMPTPQQEEEVVRKKYGGMLPKKKPLISKDHERAFFDSADWALGKQGAQKPKGALEALRPKLQPTPNNQMRSRRSAYAPADDYDGDGGSNRTSSEEENSAPDAEGDNKSAPEDQSYHG, encoded by the exons ATGGAGCCAGAACTAGGTAATGATAAAAATGCTCTTAAAGACCAAGTTGTTGTTGATGACGATCACCCCATGGAAGATGTTAATGGAACTGGCGAAAACTCAATGCCTACACCTCAGCAAGAG GAGGAAGTGGTAAGAAAAAAGTATGGGGGAATGCTGCCAAAGAAGAAGCCATTAATATCCAag GATCATGAGCGTGCCTTCTTTGATTCTGCAGATTGGGCATTGGGCAAG CAAGGAGCACAAAAGCCTAAAGGAGCACTTGAAGCTCTACGCCCGAAGTTGCAG CCAACCCCCAACAACCAAATGCGTTCAAGGCGCTCCGCTTATGCTCCTGCTGATGATTATGATG GTGATGGTGGCAGTAATCGTACATCTTCTGAGGAAGAGAACAGCGCACCGGATGCCGAGGGCGATAATAAAAGTGCTCCTGAGGATCAGAGTTACCATGGCTAG
- the LOC8281829 gene encoding uncharacterized protein LOC8281829 isoform X1 produces MEPELGNDKNALKDQVVVDDDHPMEDVNGTGENSMPTPQQEEEVVRKKYGGMLPKKKPLISKDHERAFFDSADWALGKQGAQKPKGALEALRPKLQPTPNNQMRSRRSAYAPADDYDAGDGGSNRTSSEEENSAPDAEGDNKSAPEDQSYHG; encoded by the exons ATGGAGCCAGAACTAGGTAATGATAAAAATGCTCTTAAAGACCAAGTTGTTGTTGATGACGATCACCCCATGGAAGATGTTAATGGAACTGGCGAAAACTCAATGCCTACACCTCAGCAAGAG GAGGAAGTGGTAAGAAAAAAGTATGGGGGAATGCTGCCAAAGAAGAAGCCATTAATATCCAag GATCATGAGCGTGCCTTCTTTGATTCTGCAGATTGGGCATTGGGCAAG CAAGGAGCACAAAAGCCTAAAGGAGCACTTGAAGCTCTACGCCCGAAGTTGCAG CCAACCCCCAACAACCAAATGCGTTCAAGGCGCTCCGCTTATGCTCCTGCTGATGATTATGATG CAGGTGATGGTGGCAGTAATCGTACATCTTCTGAGGAAGAGAACAGCGCACCGGATGCCGAGGGCGATAATAAAAGTGCTCCTGAGGATCAGAGTTACCATGGCTAG
- the LOC8281828 gene encoding KH domain-containing protein HEN4 isoform X3 — protein sequence MAGQRNDYGKRSNAQSDYGGGKRRNPTADDGEDSDHQQQQQQHTITNEDTVYRYLCPLRKIGSIIGRGGEIAKQLRSESKSNIRISEAMAGFEERIVTIYSNSEESNLFGDSGEFVCPAQDALFMVHDRIIAEDLNNSNNNNEEEDDEEEEEFGESKEQVVTVRMLVPADQIGCVIGKGGQVIQSIRSETGAQIRILKDEHLPPLALSSDELLLIIGEPAVVRKALYQVATRLHENPSRSQHLLLSSSSTNMYQSGGGMFVTPTAGASLMGLYGSYKGGWSSSYYSDQRDEGSSKEFSLRLVCPIGNIGGVIGKGGGIIKQIRQESRASIKVDSSAAEGDDCIIFISAKEFFEDQSATLTAALRLQPRCSEKTERDSGDSVITTRLLVPRSQIGCLMGKGGAIISEMRNVTRASIRILAEDNLPKVASEDDEMVQITGSHDVASNALLHVVLRLKANLFGRDGALTAFPPALPYIPVSMDMLDSPKYGNRDSQSRGRGYSSAGGYSSRDLPPSESYGNNASSLNGGESGYGAYGGFSSGRSGGSGFGY from the exons ATGGCCGGTCAAAGAAACGACTATGGAAAAAGATCAAATGCTCAATCGGACTACGGCGGAGGCAAGCGTCGTAACCCTACCGCCGATGACGGCGAAGACAGCGACCATcagcaacagcagcagcagcataCAATCACTAATGAAGACACAGTTTACCGGTACTTATGTCCGTTGAGAAAGATCGGAAGCATAATCGGGAGAGGCGGAGAAATAGCGAAACAGTTGAGATCAGAATCAAAATCGAATATTAGAATAAGCGAAGCAATGGCAGGGTTTGAGGAACGCATTGTGACGATATATAGTAATAGTGAAGAGAGTAATTTATTTGGAGATAGTGGAGAGTTTGTTTGTCCAGCTCAGGATGCGCTTTTTATGGTGCATGATAGAATAATTGCGGAGGATTtgaataatagtaataataataatgaggaagaggatgatgaggaggaggaggagttTGGTGAGAGTAAGGAGCAGGTCGTTACGGTGAGGATGTTGGTGCCGGCTGATCAGATTGGGTGTGTTATAGGGAAAGGTGGACAGGTTATTCAGAGTATTAGGAGTGAGACTGGTGCTCAGATTCGTATTTTGAAAGATGAACATTTGCCTCCTTTAGCTCTGTCTTCTGATGAACTTCTTttg ATTATTGGAGAACCTGCTGTTGTTAGAAAGGCTCTGTATCAAGTGGCTACCCGTCTTCATGAGAATCCATCTCGATCTCAGCACTTGcttttgtcttcttcttcaacCAACATGTATCAATCTGGTGGCGGCATGTTTGTGACTCCAACTGCTGGCGCCTCTCTAATGGGTCTCTATGGCAGTTACAAAGGTGGCTGGTCATCATCTTATTACTCTGATCAGAGAGATGAAGGTTCTTCTAAAGAGTTTTCTCTTCGTCTGGTGTGTCCTATCGGAAATATTGGAGGTGTGATTGGAAAAGGTGGTGGCATCATTAAGCAAATACGTCAGGAATCTAGGGCTTCCATCAAAGTTGATAGTTCAGCTGCTGAAGGAGATGATTgcattatatttatatctgCAAAGGAG TTTTTTGAAGACCAATCTGCAACACTGACTGCAGCTCTGCGTTTGCAACCAAGATGCAGTGAAAAAACTGAAAGGGATTCAGGTGATTCTGTAATTACCACCCGACTACTTGTGCCAAGATCACAGATTGGATGCCTTATGGGAAAAGGAGGGGCTATTATTTCTGAGATGAGGAATGTGACAAGGGCAAGCATTCGGATACTTGCAGAGGATAATCTTCCAAAAGTTGCGTCTGAGGATGATGAGATGGTGCAG ATCACCGGCAGCCATGATGTTGCTAGCAATGCCCTCTTACATGTCGTTTTGAGGTTGAAGGCCAACTTATTTGGAAGGGACGGTGCATTAACTGCATTTCCACCTGCTCTTCCATATATTCCTGTTTCAATGGACATGTTAGATAGTCCAAAATATGGGAACCGAGACAGTCAATCACGTGGACGTGGATACTCTTCAGCCGGTGGTTACAGTTCCCGCGACTTGCCCCCAAGTGAGAGTTATGGAAATAATGCTAGTTCACTC AATGGTGGTGAAAGTGGTTATGGAGCATATGGTGGATTCTCTTCTGGTCGTTCTGGTGGTTCAGG GTTTGGGTATTAA
- the LOC8281828 gene encoding KH domain-containing protein HEN4 isoform X1 yields the protein MAGQRNDYGKRSNAQSDYGGGKRRNPTADDGEDSDHQQQQQQHTITNEDTVYRYLCPLRKIGSIIGRGGEIAKQLRSESKSNIRISEAMAGFEERIVTIYSNSEESNLFGDSGEFVCPAQDALFMVHDRIIAEDLNNSNNNNEEEDDEEEEEFGESKEQVVTVRMLVPADQIGCVIGKGGQVIQSIRSETGAQIRILKDEHLPPLALSSDELLLIIGEPAVVRKALYQVATRLHENPSRSQHLLLSSSSTNMYQSGGGMFVTPTAGASLMGLYGSYKGGWSSSYYSDQRDEGSSKEFSLRLVCPIGNIGGVIGKGGGIIKQIRQESRASIKVDSSAAEGDDCIIFISAKEFFEDQSATLTAALRLQPRCSEKTERDSGDSVITTRLLVPRSQIGCLMGKGGAIISEMRNVTRASIRILAEDNLPKVASEDDEMVQITGSHDVASNALLHVVLRLKANLFGRDGALTAFPPALPYIPVSMDMLDSPKYGNRDSQSRGRGYSSAGGYSSRDLPPSESYGNNASSLNGGESGYGAYGGFSSGRSGGSGIFTRLSGQNSAQRKHHGY from the exons ATGGCCGGTCAAAGAAACGACTATGGAAAAAGATCAAATGCTCAATCGGACTACGGCGGAGGCAAGCGTCGTAACCCTACCGCCGATGACGGCGAAGACAGCGACCATcagcaacagcagcagcagcataCAATCACTAATGAAGACACAGTTTACCGGTACTTATGTCCGTTGAGAAAGATCGGAAGCATAATCGGGAGAGGCGGAGAAATAGCGAAACAGTTGAGATCAGAATCAAAATCGAATATTAGAATAAGCGAAGCAATGGCAGGGTTTGAGGAACGCATTGTGACGATATATAGTAATAGTGAAGAGAGTAATTTATTTGGAGATAGTGGAGAGTTTGTTTGTCCAGCTCAGGATGCGCTTTTTATGGTGCATGATAGAATAATTGCGGAGGATTtgaataatagtaataataataatgaggaagaggatgatgaggaggaggaggagttTGGTGAGAGTAAGGAGCAGGTCGTTACGGTGAGGATGTTGGTGCCGGCTGATCAGATTGGGTGTGTTATAGGGAAAGGTGGACAGGTTATTCAGAGTATTAGGAGTGAGACTGGTGCTCAGATTCGTATTTTGAAAGATGAACATTTGCCTCCTTTAGCTCTGTCTTCTGATGAACTTCTTttg ATTATTGGAGAACCTGCTGTTGTTAGAAAGGCTCTGTATCAAGTGGCTACCCGTCTTCATGAGAATCCATCTCGATCTCAGCACTTGcttttgtcttcttcttcaacCAACATGTATCAATCTGGTGGCGGCATGTTTGTGACTCCAACTGCTGGCGCCTCTCTAATGGGTCTCTATGGCAGTTACAAAGGTGGCTGGTCATCATCTTATTACTCTGATCAGAGAGATGAAGGTTCTTCTAAAGAGTTTTCTCTTCGTCTGGTGTGTCCTATCGGAAATATTGGAGGTGTGATTGGAAAAGGTGGTGGCATCATTAAGCAAATACGTCAGGAATCTAGGGCTTCCATCAAAGTTGATAGTTCAGCTGCTGAAGGAGATGATTgcattatatttatatctgCAAAGGAG TTTTTTGAAGACCAATCTGCAACACTGACTGCAGCTCTGCGTTTGCAACCAAGATGCAGTGAAAAAACTGAAAGGGATTCAGGTGATTCTGTAATTACCACCCGACTACTTGTGCCAAGATCACAGATTGGATGCCTTATGGGAAAAGGAGGGGCTATTATTTCTGAGATGAGGAATGTGACAAGGGCAAGCATTCGGATACTTGCAGAGGATAATCTTCCAAAAGTTGCGTCTGAGGATGATGAGATGGTGCAG ATCACCGGCAGCCATGATGTTGCTAGCAATGCCCTCTTACATGTCGTTTTGAGGTTGAAGGCCAACTTATTTGGAAGGGACGGTGCATTAACTGCATTTCCACCTGCTCTTCCATATATTCCTGTTTCAATGGACATGTTAGATAGTCCAAAATATGGGAACCGAGACAGTCAATCACGTGGACGTGGATACTCTTCAGCCGGTGGTTACAGTTCCCGCGACTTGCCCCCAAGTGAGAGTTATGGAAATAATGCTAGTTCACTC AATGGTGGTGAAAGTGGTTATGGAGCATATGGTGGATTCTCTTCTGGTCGTTCTGGTGGTTCAGG CATCTTTACCAGGTTATCTGGTCAGAACTCAGCCCAAAGAAAACATCATGGATATTAG
- the LOC8281828 gene encoding KH domain-containing protein HEN4 isoform X2 yields the protein MAGQRNDYGKRSNAQSDYGGGKRRNPTADDGEDSDHQQQQQQHTITNEDTVYRYLCPLRKIGSIIGRGGEIAKQLRSESKSNIRISEAMAGFEERIVTIYSNSEESNLFGDSGEFVCPAQDALFMVHDRIIAEDLNNSNNNNEEEDDEEEEEFGESKEQVVTVRMLVPADQIGCVIGKGGQVIQSIRSETGAQIRILKDEHLPPLALSSDELLLIIGEPAVVRKALYQVATRLHENPSRSQHLLLSSSSTNMYQSGGGMFVTPTAGASLMGLYGSYKGGWSSSYYSDQRDEGSSKEFSLRLVCPIGNIGGVIGKGGGIIKQIRQESRASIKVDSSAAEGDDCIIFISAKEFFEDQSATLTAALRLQPRCSEKTERDSGDSVITTRLLVPRSQIGCLMGKGGAIISEMRNVTRASIRILAEDNLPKVASEDDEMVQITGSHDVASNALLHVVLRLKANLFGRDGALTAFPPALPYIPVSMDMLDSPKYGNRDSQSRGRGYSSAGGYSSRDLPPSESYGNNASSLNGGESGYGAYGGFSSGRSGGSGLSGQNSAQRKHHGY from the exons ATGGCCGGTCAAAGAAACGACTATGGAAAAAGATCAAATGCTCAATCGGACTACGGCGGAGGCAAGCGTCGTAACCCTACCGCCGATGACGGCGAAGACAGCGACCATcagcaacagcagcagcagcataCAATCACTAATGAAGACACAGTTTACCGGTACTTATGTCCGTTGAGAAAGATCGGAAGCATAATCGGGAGAGGCGGAGAAATAGCGAAACAGTTGAGATCAGAATCAAAATCGAATATTAGAATAAGCGAAGCAATGGCAGGGTTTGAGGAACGCATTGTGACGATATATAGTAATAGTGAAGAGAGTAATTTATTTGGAGATAGTGGAGAGTTTGTTTGTCCAGCTCAGGATGCGCTTTTTATGGTGCATGATAGAATAATTGCGGAGGATTtgaataatagtaataataataatgaggaagaggatgatgaggaggaggaggagttTGGTGAGAGTAAGGAGCAGGTCGTTACGGTGAGGATGTTGGTGCCGGCTGATCAGATTGGGTGTGTTATAGGGAAAGGTGGACAGGTTATTCAGAGTATTAGGAGTGAGACTGGTGCTCAGATTCGTATTTTGAAAGATGAACATTTGCCTCCTTTAGCTCTGTCTTCTGATGAACTTCTTttg ATTATTGGAGAACCTGCTGTTGTTAGAAAGGCTCTGTATCAAGTGGCTACCCGTCTTCATGAGAATCCATCTCGATCTCAGCACTTGcttttgtcttcttcttcaacCAACATGTATCAATCTGGTGGCGGCATGTTTGTGACTCCAACTGCTGGCGCCTCTCTAATGGGTCTCTATGGCAGTTACAAAGGTGGCTGGTCATCATCTTATTACTCTGATCAGAGAGATGAAGGTTCTTCTAAAGAGTTTTCTCTTCGTCTGGTGTGTCCTATCGGAAATATTGGAGGTGTGATTGGAAAAGGTGGTGGCATCATTAAGCAAATACGTCAGGAATCTAGGGCTTCCATCAAAGTTGATAGTTCAGCTGCTGAAGGAGATGATTgcattatatttatatctgCAAAGGAG TTTTTTGAAGACCAATCTGCAACACTGACTGCAGCTCTGCGTTTGCAACCAAGATGCAGTGAAAAAACTGAAAGGGATTCAGGTGATTCTGTAATTACCACCCGACTACTTGTGCCAAGATCACAGATTGGATGCCTTATGGGAAAAGGAGGGGCTATTATTTCTGAGATGAGGAATGTGACAAGGGCAAGCATTCGGATACTTGCAGAGGATAATCTTCCAAAAGTTGCGTCTGAGGATGATGAGATGGTGCAG ATCACCGGCAGCCATGATGTTGCTAGCAATGCCCTCTTACATGTCGTTTTGAGGTTGAAGGCCAACTTATTTGGAAGGGACGGTGCATTAACTGCATTTCCACCTGCTCTTCCATATATTCCTGTTTCAATGGACATGTTAGATAGTCCAAAATATGGGAACCGAGACAGTCAATCACGTGGACGTGGATACTCTTCAGCCGGTGGTTACAGTTCCCGCGACTTGCCCCCAAGTGAGAGTTATGGAAATAATGCTAGTTCACTC AATGGTGGTGAAAGTGGTTATGGAGCATATGGTGGATTCTCTTCTGGTCGTTCTGGTGGTTCAGG GTTATCTGGTCAGAACTCAGCCCAAAGAAAACATCATGGATATTAG
- the LOC8281827 gene encoding putative methyltransferase-like protein 7A, protein MILHSPSLFPQNHSTALCSSSHNDTSSSAVSIPSHYVIKQSNSIRLNKINKDEAKPFRCCSCGRRHFLETSLLSAVSDAPANASGYKATMNKVRPPRPDWYEELYASVLNSDMMNSYEAEIAAYKSQLFANLRGKAKKVLEIGIGTGPNLKYYGNDDDVEVFGVDPNGKMVKYAQKAAEAAGLPPANFKFIQAVGEAIPLSDASVDAVVGTLVLCSVTNVDQTLQEVKRVLRPGGLYLFVEHVAAKEGTFLRFVQNLLDPLQQTVADGCHLTRETGKKISEAGFSGVDLNTTFLSKTAFINPQVYGIASK, encoded by the exons ATGATCCTCCATTCACCTTCTCTCTTTCCTCAAAACCACAGCACCGCTCTCTGCTCTTCTTCCCACAATGATACTTCTTCATCTGCAGTAAGCATACCCTCCCATTATGTTATTAAGCAATCCAATTCCATAagattaaacaaaattaacaaagaTGAGGCGAAGCCATTTAGATGTTGCTCATGTGGAAGGAGGCATTTCCTTGAAACGAGTTTGCTTTCAGCAGTATCTGATGCTCCTGCAAATGCTTCTGGCTATAAG GCTACAATGAATAAAGTTCGCCCTCCAAGACCGGATTGGTACGAGGAACTTTATGCATCCGTTTTGAATTCAGACATGATGAACTCCTATGAAGCAGAG ATTGCAGCTTACAAGTCACAACTATTTGCTAACTTGAgaggaaaagcaaaaaaagtATTAGAGATTGGAATTGGCACTGGTCCTAACCTCAAATACTATGGTAATGATGACGATGTGGAAGTCTTTGGTGTGGATCCTAATGGCAAAATGGTAAAATATGCACAGAAAGCTGCAGAAGCTGCTGGCCTGCCGCCTGccaatttcaaatttatacaAGCA GTTGGGGAGGCTATACCATTAAGTGATGCTTCAGTTGATGCAGTTGTTGGAACTCTTGTACTATGTTCCGTTACTAATGTCGATCAGACATTGCAAG AGGTGAAGAGAGTGCTAAGACCAGGTGGGCTGTACTTATTTGTGGAGCATGTGGCAGCAAAAG AGGGAACATTTCTTAGATTTGTGCAGAATTTGCTCGACCCTTTGCAGCAGACAGTTGCTGACGGATGTCACCTAACAAGAGAAACAGGAAAGAAAATTTCTGAAGCTGGCTTCTCAGGCGTTGATTTGAACACAACCTTCTTGTCTAAGACTGCTTTTATAAACCCTCAAGTGTACGGAATAGCTAGCAAGTAA
- the LOC8281826 gene encoding LOW QUALITY PROTEIN: uncharacterized protein LOC8281826 (The sequence of the model RefSeq protein was modified relative to this genomic sequence to represent the inferred CDS: inserted 1 base in 1 codon): protein MASGDWSMGQYEPYWRTNTSFSPPPSRWDFSFPSEELLNDLPDSNLSQESSASFSNNKESTWMRGNQFCDHQCSASDSAGAFFSSSPDLSPGPEWTPPAIQEINADEYETATKLGQVLQQLPSKAAMEKTYRNPESGRSTTSCYYSSDSEPKLKPCLSTHCNFLGHRSLLSKPIHPLFFPTQAEGDASETPSTGTSEFHAASLQRDVHCWSSASSSKDFTDIYDTFESESLSQSCSSDGFRCGLCEKLLSQRSPWSSQRIVRSGDMPVAGVLSCCHVFHAECLEQGSPKEYKSNPPCPKCIKLEGRNSTELQGFQRVRNDFPTLRPFSEYGSSRPWGHVPIGDCVEVASHPPKRNTMSLLNRHAMKKNLSFXGNSSKEFPGKLKKTGTYSSKLLSGKSVDLGQLGMKRW from the exons ATGGCCAGTGGGGACTGGTCCATGGGTCAGTATGAGCCTTACTGGCGAACTAATACAAGCTTCTCACCACCCCCATCAAGATGGGATTTTAGTTTTCCATCAGAAGAGCTTCTGAATGATTTGCCTGATAGTAATTTATCGCAGGAGTCTTCAGCATCATTTAGCAACAATAAAGAAAGTACATGGATGAGAGGCAACCAATTTTGTGATCATCAATGTTCTGCATCTGATAGTGCAGGCGCCTTCTTTAGTAGTTCTCCTGATCTTTCTCCAGGCCCTGAATGGACGCCTCCAGCAATACAGGAAATCAATGCTGATGAGTATGAAACTGCAACAAAGCTAG GTCAAGTTTTGCAGCAACTACCCTCCAAGGCTGCAATGGAG AAAACCTATAGGAATCCAGAGAGCGGGAGATCCACTACATCCTGTTATTATAGCAGCGATTCGGAGCCCAAACTCAAACCATGTCTGTCCACTCACTGTAACTTCTTGGGGCATCGTTCCCTTTTGTCCAAACCTATCCATCCTTTGTTCTTTCCCACACAAGCTGAAGGAGATGCTTCTGAAACTCCATCTACTGGGACTTCAGAGTTTCATGCTGCTTCCCTACAGAGAGATGTCCATTGTTGGAGCAGTGCTAGCAGTAGCAAAGATTTTACTGATATCTATGATACATTTGAGTCTGAAAGCTTGAGTCAATCATGTTCATCTGATGGTTTTAGATGCGGATTGTGCGAAAAGCTTCTTTCGCAAAGATCCCCGTGGAGTTCTCAGCGGATTGTGAGGAGTGGAGACATGCCTGTTGCTGGGGTTCTTTCATGTTGTCATGTTTTTCATGCAGAATGTTTGGAACAGGGGTCACCTAAGGAATATAAAAGTAACCCTCCTTGCCCTAAATGTATCAAATTGGAGGGTAGAAATTCCACAGAGCTGCAAGGTTTTCAGCGGGTGAGGAATGATTTCCCTACTCTTAGACCATTTTCTGAGTATGGATCATCTAGGCCCTGGGGCCATGTGCCAATAGGAGATTGTGTTGAAGTGGCATCACATCCACCCAAACGAAATACTATGTCGTTACTCAATCGGCACGCAATGAAAAAGAATCTTTCTT AGGGTAACTCTAGCAAGGAATTTCCAGGGAAGCTGAAGAAGACTGGCACATATTCTTCAAAGTTGCTGAGTGGAAAGTCTGTTGATTTGGGACAGTTGGGTATGAAGAGATGGTAA